Part of the Methylophaga nitratireducenticrescens genome is shown below.
GCTGGTATGTACCCAATGGGTTGATGTTGCTGCCACCAAGTGCATTTTTCATTATTGGTTTGATGATCTGGGCTATCCGCAGCTGGAAACCACAGCAGGTTGAAGCGCCGGATTATCAGATTCACCAAGTACACCGTACGGAGGTCTTGTAAATGGAGCATTACCTCAGCCTGTTTATTCGTTCGATTTTTGTTGAAAATCTGGCGCTCGCCTTCTTTTTGGGCATGTGTACCTTTCTTGCTGTATCTAAAAAAATTGAAACTGCTTTGGGGCTTGGTATTGCCGTTGTTCTGGTTCAGGCCATTACAGTGCCGACCAACAATCTGATTTATCAATACCTGCTTAAAGAAGGCGCCTTGTCCTGGGCTGGTTTACCTGATGTGGATTTAAGCTTTTTAGGGCTCATCAGTTATATCGGCGTTATTGCCGCGATGGTACAAATCATTGAAATGGCAATGGATAAATATGTACCTGCACTGTACAACGCCTTGGGTATTTTCTTGCCCTTAATCACGGTGAACTGTGCCATTTTAGGCGGTACGCTGTTTATGGTTGAACGTGATTACAACCTTGCAGAAAGTGCGGTTTATGGAGTGGGAAGTGGCTTAGGCTGGGCATTGGCCATTACGGCAATTGCTGGTATCAGAGAAAAACTTAAGTATTCCGATGTCCCTGATGGGTTACAAGGTCTTGGCATTACCTTTATTACTGCTGGATTGATGGCGTTAGGGTTCATGGCATTTTCGGGGATTCAACTCTAATGGAAATCATATTAGGCATTGTTTTATTCACTTTAATCATAATGGTACTGGTATTCGTAATTCTCAGTGCCCGTTCCAAACTTGTGGCAACAGGTGATATCGAAATTATTATCAACGATGAAAAAACGATTAAAACCAAAGCTGGT
Proteins encoded:
- the nqrE gene encoding NADH:ubiquinone reductase (Na(+)-transporting) subunit E — its product is MEHYLSLFIRSIFVENLALAFFLGMCTFLAVSKKIETALGLGIAVVLVQAITVPTNNLIYQYLLKEGALSWAGLPDVDLSFLGLISYIGVIAAMVQIIEMAMDKYVPALYNALGIFLPLITVNCAILGGTLFMVERDYNLAESAVYGVGSGLGWALAITAIAGIREKLKYSDVPDGLQGLGITFITAGLMALGFMAFSGIQL